The window TCGTCGCCCGCATCCCGGAGTCGATCGATCTGGAGGCGGAGCTCGCGGACGGCAAGGCGCTGCGCTCGCCGAACGAGTGAGGGCGCGGCTGCCGTCAGAAGATCGAAGACAGGAGTGACCGGGTCGCGGCGCGCGGGGCGGCGCTGCAACTCGAGGAGCCCGCGCTGATGCCCGACGTCGCGGCCGGCTGCTCGGTGTCGGTCCCGGCGTCCGGCTCGGGCGGCGGCCCGGCGTCCGGGATCCCGCCGTCCGGGATGCAGCTCGGGCCCCACACGCAGGCGTCGGTCGCCTCGTCGCAGACCATCTCCTCGCACTCGTCGGTCGGCTCGCAGGCGACCGGGGTGCCCGGCTGGCACGAGCCCTCGTCGCACCACTCAAGGCCGTCGCACCAGTCGCCGTCGTCGCACTCGGCGCCTACGCGGCACATGACGAGCCGCACGAGCGGGTCGCCGTAGAGGTTCATGTTGGACTTCTGGTACATGGAGATCAGCCCCTGGCCGTCCGTCGTCACGGCGATTGTGTCGCCGAGCGCCTGGCCCGCGGCGCTGCCCGCGATCACGTTCTGGGCGAACTCCGTGCCCATGTCCGACGAGTCGCCGTCGATCGTCTCCGACTGGATCCACAGCTCCGGATCCGCGTACGGGAAGCTCCAGGCGTAGGCGACGCGCGTGGCGGCCATCGTCGCGATCGCGCCGCGGCGAAGCAGGTTGTACGCCAGGTTGTCGGGCGACTCGGGCGTCGCGTTGGAGCACGAGTCGTGGACGACGAACGGCGGCGGCGCGTCCTCGAGCATGTGCGACGTGGCCGATTCCATGAAGGCGAGCGAGTAGGTCTCGTAGTTGCCCTGCTCCTCGTCGGCGCAGAGGTTTCCGTTCGTGTCCGCTCCCCAGATCGTGCGGTAGGCGCCCGAGGTCGAGCCGTGGCCGGCCCAGTAGACGAGGCCGTAGCCGAGCGCCCACTGGTTCACGACGTGCTCCATGTCGATGGGGAAGTGGCTGAAGAACTGGCTCGGCTCGATCCCGTCGCGCTCGTAGAGCGAGGTCCAGACCATCCCGCGCGGCTCGAGCTCCTCGCGGATGAGCCACTCGGCGATCGTCGCGCCGTCCCAACGCGGCTGGAGCGTGCTGCAGCCCTCGTACTTGTACCAGTAGATGGAGTCCGGCAGGAGCGCGCGGCGCCGCCACTCGAGATCGCCGGTCGCCGACTCCTCCTCGTACGCGAGGATCCGGCCGAGCATCTCGTCGATCGCCGACGCGCCGTCCGAGTAGCACGGCAGCCGCCCGACGTAGATGTCC of the Pseudomonadota bacterium genome contains:
- a CDS encoding C25 family cysteine peptidase, which codes for MRTTTTTTLFALLLLAAADANAAKTRTVTFDAAFGAPRISLDADGLASVRVDGAGARPTPGAPSLPHRHLRLVLPPDADLGSVRVRVEPFGVETREGPFDVAPAPPYRVHDTGAVRWGAAEDRIVGGRDAAIYGRDARHPAAWGEAKGAAKEVRGFKSIEIALSPARWSPRSMDLETAGALRVVVTYAAERAPTAPKRGCSLDDELAARLFDNFADAAAWYGEACTRYPAPGDDGIAVITTDDIEDESLLLGDWVALRESQGYTVTVATDADFDLSTGDPTEDTRADRIRKWLKDNWAPLGLGWAFLVGNPDPSDEAIYGVPMKPCAASAEEGWVEIAPTDFYYANLTGDFDADGDGEYCEVDDEVSFVPDIYVGRLPCYSDGASAIDEMLGRILAYEEESATGDLEWRRRALLPDSIYWYKYEGCSTLQPRWDGATIAEWLIREELEPRGMVWTSLYERDGIEPSQFFSHFPIDMEHVVNQWALGYGLVYWAGHGSTSGAYRTIWGADTNGNLCADEEQGNYETYSLAFMESATSHMLEDAPPPFVVHDSCSNATPESPDNLAYNLLRRGAIATMAATRVAYAWSFPYADPELWIQSETIDGDSSDMGTEFAQNVIAGSAAGQALGDTIAVTTDGQGLISMYQKSNMNLYGDPLVRLVMCRVGAECDDGDWCDGLEWCDEGSCQPGTPVACEPTDECEEMVCDEATDACVWGPSCIPDGGIPDAGPPPEPDAGTDTEQPAATSGISAGSSSCSAAPRAATRSLLSSIF